One window from the genome of Bubalus kerabau isolate K-KA32 ecotype Philippines breed swamp buffalo chromosome 17, PCC_UOA_SB_1v2, whole genome shotgun sequence encodes:
- the LOC129632398 gene encoding zinc finger protein 665-like isoform X2 has translation MEKEMATHSTILSWEIPWTEKSGELQSTGRKESNTTERLNNSNIDISPTHVIKHLQLEAKSDKLETFQTLMLGRPESCEIKHFHLWESEENMCDFECQGRDDKRNYKGTPVSLNGNVPDGRDSHDIKDAGIKPFGNRFGFNFQEKVQIFQTGRIISEYYEVERSVNNSFSFSPLQRNPPCVQTSVSNIYGNAYMNPSVITQELKAHKTKTYKCDECAKAFRGKSILLSHQTVHPGEKPYKCDECGKAFTHSSQLRRHKKIHTGKKLFKCDICEKVFKRNAKFAGHQRVHTGEKPYKCDECGKAFCVKSTLLSHQTVHTGEKPYKCDECGKAFCVKSTLLSHQRVNTGEKPYKCNECGKAFTHSSDLRRHKKIHTGKKLFKCDICDKAFGGNSNFAGHQIVHTGEKPYKCDECGKAFRVKSTLLSHQTVHNGEKSYKCDECGKAFSVKSTLLSHQTVHTGEKPYKCDECGKAFSVKSTLVSHQTVHTGEKPYKCDECGKAFGVKSNLLRHQTVHTGEKPYKCNECGMAFSVKSTLLSHQTVHTGEKPYKCDECGEAFRVKSNLLSHQTVHTGEKPYKCDECGKAFCVKSKLLSHQTVHTGEKPYKCDECGKAFRVKSTLLSHQTVHTGEKLYKCDECHEAFRVKSTLLRHQTVHTGEKLYKCECGKAFRVKSNLLSHQTLHTGEKPYKCDECGEAFRVKSTLLSHQTVHTGEKPYKCDECGEAFRVKSTLLSHQTVHTGEKPYKCDECGKAFRVKSKLLSHQTVHTGEKPYKCDECGKAFSVKSNLLNHQTVHTGEKPYKCDECGKAFPVKSTLLRHQTIHTGEKPYKCDECGKAFRVKSYLLSHQTVHTGEKPYKCDECGKAFPVKSTLLRHQTIHTGEKPYKCDECGKAFRVKSTLLSHQTIHSGEKPYKCDECGKAFRVKSVLLKHQKIHTGENPYKCDACGKVFRKKPHLQLHWRIHTGERPFRCNECGKFFNRNSHLKRHRRIHIEKPFKCFECGKSFTHVSALTKHQKIHT, from the exons atggagaaggaaatggcaacccactccactattctttcctgggaaataccatggacagagaagtccggtgagctacagtccacgggtcgcaaagagtcaaacacgactgaacgactgaacaacagcaacatag ATATCTCTCCTACACATGTGATCAAGCATTTACAACTGGAAGCAAAGAGTGATAAACTAGAAACATTCCAAacattgatgctgggaagacCTGAAAGCTGTGAAATCAAACATTTTCATCTTTGGGAAAGTGAGGAAAATATGTGTGACTTTGAGTGTCAGGGGAGAGACGACAAAAGAAATTACAAAGGGACACCTGTAAGCCTTAATGGAAATGTGCCTGATGGAAGAGATTCGCATGATATAAAGGATGCAGGAATCAAGCCCTTTGGAAACAGGTTTGGATTTAACTTTCAGGAAAAAGTTCAGATATTTCAAACTGGCAGGATAATTTCTGAATATTATGAAGTTGAAAGGTCTGTCAACAACAGTTTCTCATTTTCTCCACTTCAAAGAAATCCTCCTTGTGTCCAAACCAGTGTTTCTAATATATATGGGAATGCTTATATGAATCCTTCAGTAATAACGCAAGAACTCAAAGCACACAAGACAAAaacttacaaatgtgatgagtgtgccAAGGCCTTTCGTGGAAAGTCAATCCTTTTAAGTCATCAGACAGTTCAtcctggagagaaaccttacaaatgtgatgagtgtggcaaggcctttactCACAGCTCAcaactcaggagacataagaaaattcatacaggaaagaaattatttaaatgtgatatatgtgaGAAAGTCTTCAAGCGAAATGCAAAGTTTGCTGGTCATCAGAgggttcatactggagagaaaccttacaaatgtgatgagtgtggcaaggccttttgTGTAAAGTCAACCCTTTTAagtcatcagacagttcatactggagagaaaccttacaaatgtgatgagtgtggcaaggccttttgTGTAAAGTCAACCCTTTTAAGTCATCAGAGAGttaatactggagagaaaccttacaaatgtaatgagtgtggcaaggcctttactCACAGCTCAGacctcaggagacataagaaaattcatacaggaaagaaattatttaaatgtgatatatgtgatAAAGCCTTTGGCGGAAATTCAAACTTTGCTGGTCATCAGatagttcatactggagagaaaccttacaaatgtgatgagtgtggcaaggcctttcgtgtCAAGTCAACCCTTTTAagtcatcagacagttcataatGGAGAGAAatcttacaaatgtgatgagtgtggcaaggccttttctgtaaaatcaacccttttaagtcatcagacagttcatactggagagaaaccttacaaatgtgatgagtgtggcaaggccttttcTGTAAAGTCAACCCTTGTAagtcatcagacagttcatactggagagaaaccttacaaatgtgatgaatGTGGCAAGGCCTTTGGTGTAAAGTCAAACCTTTTACggcatcagacagttcatactggagagaaaccctacaAATGTAATGAGTGTGGCATGGCCTTTTCTGTCAAGTCAACCCTTTTAagtcatcagacagttcatactggagagaaaccttacaaatgtgatgagtgtggtgaggcctttcgtgtaaagtcaaaccttttaagtcatcagacagttcatactggagagaaaccttacaaatgtgatgagtgtggcaaggccttttgTGTAAAGTCAAAGCTTTTAagtcatcagacagttcatactggagagaaaccttacaaatgtgatgagtgtggcaaggcctttcgtgtaaagtcaacccttttaagtcatcagacagttcatactggagagaaactttacaaatgtgatgagtgtcaCGAGGCCTTTCGTGTAAAGTCAACCCTTTTAAggcatcagacagttcatactggagagaaactttACAAAtgtgagtgtggcaaggcctttcgtgtaaagtcaaaccttttaagtcatcagacacttcatactggagagaagccttacaaatgtgatgagtgtggcgaggcctttcgtgtaaagtcaacccttttaagtcatcagacagttcatactggagagaaaccttacaaatgtgatgagtgtggcgaggcctttcgtgtaaagtcaacccttttaagtcatcagacagttcatactggagagaaaccttacaaatgtgatgagtgtggcaaggcttTTCGTGTAAAATCAAAGCTTTTAagtcatcagacagttcatactggagagaaaccttacaaatgtgatgagtgtggcaaggcgtTTTCTGTAAAGTCAAACCTTTTAAatcatcagacagttcatactggagagaaaccttacaaatgtgatgagtgtggcaaggcctttcctGTAAAGTCAACCCTTTTAAGGCATCAGacaattcatactggagagaaaccttacaaatgtgatgagtgtggcaaggcctttcgtgtaaagtcataccttttaagtcatcagacagttcatactggagagaaaccttacaaatgtgatgagtgtggcaaggcctttcctGTAAAGTCAACCCTTTTAAGGCATCAGacaattcatactggagagaaaccttacaaatgtgatgagtgtggcaaggcctttcgtgtAAAGTCAACCCTTTTAAGTCATCAGACAATTCATAGTggtgagaaaccttacaaatgtgatgagtgtggcaaggcctttcgtgtAAAGTCAGTCCTTTTAAAGcatcagaaaattcatactgGTGAGAACCCTTACAAATGTGATGCATGTGGAAAAGTCTTCCGTAAAAAACCACATCTTCAGCTTCActggagaattcatactggagagagacctttCAGATGTAATGAGTGTGGCAAGTTCTTCAATCGAAATTCACACCTTAAAAGACATCGGAGAATACATATAGAGAAACCTTTCAAGTGTTTCGAGTGTGGAAAATCCTTTACTCACGTCTCAGCACTTACTAAACATCAGAAAATCCATACATAA
- the LOC129632398 gene encoding zinc finger protein 665-like isoform X3 produces the protein MLGRPESCEIKHFHLWESEENMCDFECQGRDDKRNYKGTPVSLNGNVPDGRDSHDIKDAGIKPFGNRFGFNFQEKVQIFQTGRIISEYYEVERSVNNSFSFSPLQRNPPCVQTSVSNIYGNAYMNPSVITQELKAHKTKTYKCDECAKAFRGKSILLSHQTVHPGEKPYKCDECGKAFTHSSQLRRHKKIHTGKKLFKCDICEKVFKRNAKFAGHQRVHTGEKPYKCDECGKAFCVKSTLLSHQTVHTGEKPYKCDECGKAFCVKSTLLSHQRVNTGEKPYKCNECGKAFTHSSDLRRHKKIHTGKKLFKCDICDKAFGGNSNFAGHQIVHTGEKPYKCDECGKAFRVKSTLLSHQTVHNGEKSYKCDECGKAFSVKSTLLSHQTVHTGEKPYKCDECGKAFSVKSTLVSHQTVHTGEKPYKCDECGKAFGVKSNLLRHQTVHTGEKPYKCNECGMAFSVKSTLLSHQTVHTGEKPYKCDECGEAFRVKSNLLSHQTVHTGEKPYKCDECGKAFCVKSKLLSHQTVHTGEKPYKCDECGKAFRVKSTLLSHQTVHTGEKLYKCDECHEAFRVKSTLLRHQTVHTGEKLYKCECGKAFRVKSNLLSHQTLHTGEKPYKCDECGEAFRVKSTLLSHQTVHTGEKPYKCDECGEAFRVKSTLLSHQTVHTGEKPYKCDECGKAFRVKSKLLSHQTVHTGEKPYKCDECGKAFSVKSNLLNHQTVHTGEKPYKCDECGKAFPVKSTLLRHQTIHTGEKPYKCDECGKAFRVKSYLLSHQTVHTGEKPYKCDECGKAFPVKSTLLRHQTIHTGEKPYKCDECGKAFRVKSTLLSHQTIHSGEKPYKCDECGKAFRVKSVLLKHQKIHTGENPYKCDACGKVFRKKPHLQLHWRIHTGERPFRCNECGKFFNRNSHLKRHRRIHIEKPFKCFECGKSFTHVSALTKHQKIHT, from the coding sequence atgctgggaagacCTGAAAGCTGTGAAATCAAACATTTTCATCTTTGGGAAAGTGAGGAAAATATGTGTGACTTTGAGTGTCAGGGGAGAGACGACAAAAGAAATTACAAAGGGACACCTGTAAGCCTTAATGGAAATGTGCCTGATGGAAGAGATTCGCATGATATAAAGGATGCAGGAATCAAGCCCTTTGGAAACAGGTTTGGATTTAACTTTCAGGAAAAAGTTCAGATATTTCAAACTGGCAGGATAATTTCTGAATATTATGAAGTTGAAAGGTCTGTCAACAACAGTTTCTCATTTTCTCCACTTCAAAGAAATCCTCCTTGTGTCCAAACCAGTGTTTCTAATATATATGGGAATGCTTATATGAATCCTTCAGTAATAACGCAAGAACTCAAAGCACACAAGACAAAaacttacaaatgtgatgagtgtgccAAGGCCTTTCGTGGAAAGTCAATCCTTTTAAGTCATCAGACAGTTCAtcctggagagaaaccttacaaatgtgatgagtgtggcaaggcctttactCACAGCTCAcaactcaggagacataagaaaattcatacaggaaagaaattatttaaatgtgatatatgtgaGAAAGTCTTCAAGCGAAATGCAAAGTTTGCTGGTCATCAGAgggttcatactggagagaaaccttacaaatgtgatgagtgtggcaaggccttttgTGTAAAGTCAACCCTTTTAagtcatcagacagttcatactggagagaaaccttacaaatgtgatgagtgtggcaaggccttttgTGTAAAGTCAACCCTTTTAAGTCATCAGAGAGttaatactggagagaaaccttacaaatgtaatgagtgtggcaaggcctttactCACAGCTCAGacctcaggagacataagaaaattcatacaggaaagaaattatttaaatgtgatatatgtgatAAAGCCTTTGGCGGAAATTCAAACTTTGCTGGTCATCAGatagttcatactggagagaaaccttacaaatgtgatgagtgtggcaaggcctttcgtgtCAAGTCAACCCTTTTAagtcatcagacagttcataatGGAGAGAAatcttacaaatgtgatgagtgtggcaaggccttttctgtaaaatcaacccttttaagtcatcagacagttcatactggagagaaaccttacaaatgtgatgagtgtggcaaggccttttcTGTAAAGTCAACCCTTGTAagtcatcagacagttcatactggagagaaaccttacaaatgtgatgaatGTGGCAAGGCCTTTGGTGTAAAGTCAAACCTTTTACggcatcagacagttcatactggagagaaaccctacaAATGTAATGAGTGTGGCATGGCCTTTTCTGTCAAGTCAACCCTTTTAagtcatcagacagttcatactggagagaaaccttacaaatgtgatgagtgtggtgaggcctttcgtgtaaagtcaaaccttttaagtcatcagacagttcatactggagagaaaccttacaaatgtgatgagtgtggcaaggccttttgTGTAAAGTCAAAGCTTTTAagtcatcagacagttcatactggagagaaaccttacaaatgtgatgagtgtggcaaggcctttcgtgtaaagtcaacccttttaagtcatcagacagttcatactggagagaaactttacaaatgtgatgagtgtcaCGAGGCCTTTCGTGTAAAGTCAACCCTTTTAAggcatcagacagttcatactggagagaaactttACAAAtgtgagtgtggcaaggcctttcgtgtaaagtcaaaccttttaagtcatcagacacttcatactggagagaagccttacaaatgtgatgagtgtggcgaggcctttcgtgtaaagtcaacccttttaagtcatcagacagttcatactggagagaaaccttacaaatgtgatgagtgtggcgaggcctttcgtgtaaagtcaacccttttaagtcatcagacagttcatactggagagaaaccttacaaatgtgatgagtgtggcaaggcttTTCGTGTAAAATCAAAGCTTTTAagtcatcagacagttcatactggagagaaaccttacaaatgtgatgagtgtggcaaggcgtTTTCTGTAAAGTCAAACCTTTTAAatcatcagacagttcatactggagagaaaccttacaaatgtgatgagtgtggcaaggcctttcctGTAAAGTCAACCCTTTTAAGGCATCAGacaattcatactggagagaaaccttacaaatgtgatgagtgtggcaaggcctttcgtgtaaagtcataccttttaagtcatcagacagttcatactggagagaaaccttacaaatgtgatgagtgtggcaaggcctttcctGTAAAGTCAACCCTTTTAAGGCATCAGacaattcatactggagagaaaccttacaaatgtgatgagtgtggcaaggcctttcgtgtAAAGTCAACCCTTTTAAGTCATCAGACAATTCATAGTggtgagaaaccttacaaatgtgatgagtgtggcaaggcctttcgtgtAAAGTCAGTCCTTTTAAAGcatcagaaaattcatactgGTGAGAACCCTTACAAATGTGATGCATGTGGAAAAGTCTTCCGTAAAAAACCACATCTTCAGCTTCActggagaattcatactggagagagacctttCAGATGTAATGAGTGTGGCAAGTTCTTCAATCGAAATTCACACCTTAAAAGACATCGGAGAATACATATAGAGAAACCTTTCAAGTGTTTCGAGTGTGGAAAATCCTTTACTCACGTCTCAGCACTTACTAAACATCAGAAAATCCATACATAA
- the LOC129632398 gene encoding zinc finger protein 665-like isoform X1: protein MAFSQERLTSEDVAIEFTQEEWVFLGPAQRALYRDVMLETYRNLLSVDISPTHVIKHLQLEAKSDKLETFQTLMLGRPESCEIKHFHLWESEENMCDFECQGRDDKRNYKGTPVSLNGNVPDGRDSHDIKDAGIKPFGNRFGFNFQEKVQIFQTGRIISEYYEVERSVNNSFSFSPLQRNPPCVQTSVSNIYGNAYMNPSVITQELKAHKTKTYKCDECAKAFRGKSILLSHQTVHPGEKPYKCDECGKAFTHSSQLRRHKKIHTGKKLFKCDICEKVFKRNAKFAGHQRVHTGEKPYKCDECGKAFCVKSTLLSHQTVHTGEKPYKCDECGKAFCVKSTLLSHQRVNTGEKPYKCNECGKAFTHSSDLRRHKKIHTGKKLFKCDICDKAFGGNSNFAGHQIVHTGEKPYKCDECGKAFRVKSTLLSHQTVHNGEKSYKCDECGKAFSVKSTLLSHQTVHTGEKPYKCDECGKAFSVKSTLVSHQTVHTGEKPYKCDECGKAFGVKSNLLRHQTVHTGEKPYKCNECGMAFSVKSTLLSHQTVHTGEKPYKCDECGEAFRVKSNLLSHQTVHTGEKPYKCDECGKAFCVKSKLLSHQTVHTGEKPYKCDECGKAFRVKSTLLSHQTVHTGEKLYKCDECHEAFRVKSTLLRHQTVHTGEKLYKCECGKAFRVKSNLLSHQTLHTGEKPYKCDECGEAFRVKSTLLSHQTVHTGEKPYKCDECGEAFRVKSTLLSHQTVHTGEKPYKCDECGKAFRVKSKLLSHQTVHTGEKPYKCDECGKAFSVKSNLLNHQTVHTGEKPYKCDECGKAFPVKSTLLRHQTIHTGEKPYKCDECGKAFRVKSYLLSHQTVHTGEKPYKCDECGKAFPVKSTLLRHQTIHTGEKPYKCDECGKAFRVKSTLLSHQTIHSGEKPYKCDECGKAFRVKSVLLKHQKIHTGENPYKCDACGKVFRKKPHLQLHWRIHTGERPFRCNECGKFFNRNSHLKRHRRIHIEKPFKCFECGKSFTHVSALTKHQKIHT from the coding sequence ATATCTCTCCTACACATGTGATCAAGCATTTACAACTGGAAGCAAAGAGTGATAAACTAGAAACATTCCAAacattgatgctgggaagacCTGAAAGCTGTGAAATCAAACATTTTCATCTTTGGGAAAGTGAGGAAAATATGTGTGACTTTGAGTGTCAGGGGAGAGACGACAAAAGAAATTACAAAGGGACACCTGTAAGCCTTAATGGAAATGTGCCTGATGGAAGAGATTCGCATGATATAAAGGATGCAGGAATCAAGCCCTTTGGAAACAGGTTTGGATTTAACTTTCAGGAAAAAGTTCAGATATTTCAAACTGGCAGGATAATTTCTGAATATTATGAAGTTGAAAGGTCTGTCAACAACAGTTTCTCATTTTCTCCACTTCAAAGAAATCCTCCTTGTGTCCAAACCAGTGTTTCTAATATATATGGGAATGCTTATATGAATCCTTCAGTAATAACGCAAGAACTCAAAGCACACAAGACAAAaacttacaaatgtgatgagtgtgccAAGGCCTTTCGTGGAAAGTCAATCCTTTTAAGTCATCAGACAGTTCAtcctggagagaaaccttacaaatgtgatgagtgtggcaaggcctttactCACAGCTCAcaactcaggagacataagaaaattcatacaggaaagaaattatttaaatgtgatatatgtgaGAAAGTCTTCAAGCGAAATGCAAAGTTTGCTGGTCATCAGAgggttcatactggagagaaaccttacaaatgtgatgagtgtggcaaggccttttgTGTAAAGTCAACCCTTTTAagtcatcagacagttcatactggagagaaaccttacaaatgtgatgagtgtggcaaggccttttgTGTAAAGTCAACCCTTTTAAGTCATCAGAGAGttaatactggagagaaaccttacaaatgtaatgagtgtggcaaggcctttactCACAGCTCAGacctcaggagacataagaaaattcatacaggaaagaaattatttaaatgtgatatatgtgatAAAGCCTTTGGCGGAAATTCAAACTTTGCTGGTCATCAGatagttcatactggagagaaaccttacaaatgtgatgagtgtggcaaggcctttcgtgtCAAGTCAACCCTTTTAagtcatcagacagttcataatGGAGAGAAatcttacaaatgtgatgagtgtggcaaggccttttctgtaaaatcaacccttttaagtcatcagacagttcatactggagagaaaccttacaaatgtgatgagtgtggcaaggccttttcTGTAAAGTCAACCCTTGTAagtcatcagacagttcatactggagagaaaccttacaaatgtgatgaatGTGGCAAGGCCTTTGGTGTAAAGTCAAACCTTTTACggcatcagacagttcatactggagagaaaccctacaAATGTAATGAGTGTGGCATGGCCTTTTCTGTCAAGTCAACCCTTTTAagtcatcagacagttcatactggagagaaaccttacaaatgtgatgagtgtggtgaggcctttcgtgtaaagtcaaaccttttaagtcatcagacagttcatactggagagaaaccttacaaatgtgatgagtgtggcaaggccttttgTGTAAAGTCAAAGCTTTTAagtcatcagacagttcatactggagagaaaccttacaaatgtgatgagtgtggcaaggcctttcgtgtaaagtcaacccttttaagtcatcagacagttcatactggagagaaactttacaaatgtgatgagtgtcaCGAGGCCTTTCGTGTAAAGTCAACCCTTTTAAggcatcagacagttcatactggagagaaactttACAAAtgtgagtgtggcaaggcctttcgtgtaaagtcaaaccttttaagtcatcagacacttcatactggagagaagccttacaaatgtgatgagtgtggcgaggcctttcgtgtaaagtcaacccttttaagtcatcagacagttcatactggagagaaaccttacaaatgtgatgagtgtggcgaggcctttcgtgtaaagtcaacccttttaagtcatcagacagttcatactggagagaaaccttacaaatgtgatgagtgtggcaaggcttTTCGTGTAAAATCAAAGCTTTTAagtcatcagacagttcatactggagagaaaccttacaaatgtgatgagtgtggcaaggcgtTTTCTGTAAAGTCAAACCTTTTAAatcatcagacagttcatactggagagaaaccttacaaatgtgatgagtgtggcaaggcctttcctGTAAAGTCAACCCTTTTAAGGCATCAGacaattcatactggagagaaaccttacaaatgtgatgagtgtggcaaggcctttcgtgtaaagtcataccttttaagtcatcagacagttcatactggagagaaaccttacaaatgtgatgagtgtggcaaggcctttcctGTAAAGTCAACCCTTTTAAGGCATCAGacaattcatactggagagaaaccttacaaatgtgatgagtgtggcaaggcctttcgtgtAAAGTCAACCCTTTTAAGTCATCAGACAATTCATAGTggtgagaaaccttacaaatgtgatgagtgtggcaaggcctttcgtgtAAAGTCAGTCCTTTTAAAGcatcagaaaattcatactgGTGAGAACCCTTACAAATGTGATGCATGTGGAAAAGTCTTCCGTAAAAAACCACATCTTCAGCTTCActggagaattcatactggagagagacctttCAGATGTAATGAGTGTGGCAAGTTCTTCAATCGAAATTCACACCTTAAAAGACATCGGAGAATACATATAGAGAAACCTTTCAAGTGTTTCGAGTGTGGAAAATCCTTTACTCACGTCTCAGCACTTACTAAACATCAGAAAATCCATACATAA